GGCGGCGGGGTTCGCGGAAGTGGAAGCGCGCCGCACGGGCGCTCCGCTTGACGCCCTTCTGGCGCGCAGGAAAGAATAGCGGCGATGAGGCTGCTCTTTTGTTTCGTGTTCATGACGGGGTGCCTGATGGAAGCGCAAGTGCGAATCGAGAAAACGGCTTTCAGCGGCTGGCCGAACTGCTACCGGGTGACGAATGGCGAAGCGGAGCTGATCGTGACGTCCGACATCGGACCGCGCATCATGTTCTTCGGCTTCCGGGGCGGACAGAATTTCTTCTGGGTGCAGAAGGAGACGGCGGGCAAGTCGGGCGAGCCGCAGTGGGTGGCGCGGGGCGGGCACCGCATCTGGATTGCGCCGGAAGACGTGCGCTACACGTATCCGCCCGACAATTCGCCGGTGGAGATTGAAATCCGCGGCGAAACGCTGATCGCCACGCAGCCGGTGGAGAAGGAGACGGGCATCCAGAAGCAGATCGAGATCCGGATGGCGCCGCGGGGAACCGGGGTCACGGTGATCCACCGGCTGTTCAACCGCGGCATCATGCCGCTGGAATTCGCCCCCTGGGCGCTGACGATGATGGCGCCCGGCGGGCATGGCGTCAGCGGCTTCCCGCCGCGCGGGACGCACCCGGAGATGCTGGCGCCGACCAATCCGCTGGTGATGTGGGCGTTCACGGATCTGTCGGACCCGCGCTGGACGTGGCTGAAGAAGTACTTCGTTCTGCGGCAGGATCCGAAGAACCCGGTTCCGATGAAGATCGGCCACTTCAACCCGAAGACCTGGGGCGCGTATTTCCTGAACGGCGAGATGTTTCTCAAGCGTTACGACGCCGATCCGACGAAGACGTATCCGGACTTCGGCTGCTCGTACGAGACGTTCACGAACGCCGATTTTCTGGAGCTGGAGACGCTGGGGCCGATGACGAAAGTCGCGCCGGGCGCCTTCGCCGAGCACGTCGAGCGCTGGAGCCTGCACCGCAGCGCGCAGCCGGCTGCCTGGACCGACGCCGAGCTGGACCGCATCCTGCTGCCGGTTCTCGCATCCAAATAAGTATGCGATCTTTGCGAGTTGTTGCTTCCGCCCTGCTGCTGGCTGCAGCCGCCGCAGCCGCTGATTACCGCACCGAGCCCGCAGGGCCGCCGCCTCCGGAGGCCGCGGCGCTGGCGACGGCGCTGAAGGCGGATGGCATCAAGGTGGTGAAGCCGGATGGCGGCGCGCTGTGCTCGTTCTGGTTCGCGCGCGAAGTGGGCAAAGAGGGCGAGCCGGAGCAGAACGCCACCTGGGGCCTGGCGCATGGCACGTTTCTCGGCGTTGTGCGGGTGGAAAGCCGCTGGAGCGACCGCCGGGGGCAGCCGATCCGGCCGGGCGTCTACACGCTGCGGCTCAGCTTCTTCCCGATGAACGGCGATCATCAGGGCGTCGCGCCGCAGCGGGACTTCGCCATTCTCTCTCCAGCCGACATCGACAAAGACGCCGCGGCAAGGCCGACATTCGACCAGCTGATGGAGATGAGCCGCAAGGCGTCGCGCACGCCGCATCCGCTGGTGCTGAGCCTGTGGAAGGAGTCCGCCCCGGTGGAGACCGGCATCACGGCCGAAGGCGAGTCCGATCAGGTGCTGCGCACGGTGATCGGCGGCGCACCGGTGGCGTTGATCGTTTACGGACGCTCCGATCACTGATCCATGTGGCCCTGGATCGCCGCGCTGGCCGCTCTGCCCGTTGCCGGACGGCTCTATGAGATTCTTGGCGAGCGGCGCGACGCGCGGAGGTATCCGCCGCCGGGCCGGATGATCGGGGGCTTCCATGTTCTGGACAGCGGCGGCAAGGGGCCTTGCGTGCTGCTGGAAGCCGGCATCGCGGCTTCGAGCGCGAGCTGGAAACTCGTGCAGGACGATCTGGCGCGGCAGTGCCGCGTGATCAGTTACGACCGGCTCGGGCTTGGGTACAGCCGGGCGGCGGAGCGGCCGCGCACGCTGGACAATCTGGCAGCCGAGCTGGATTTCGTGGCCGAATCGGCGGAGACCGGGAAGCCGTTCGTGCTGGCAGGCCACTCGTTCGGCGGGCTGCTGGCGCGCCACTATGCGGCGCGGTTTCCGGAGAAGGTGCGCGCGCTGGTGCTGCTGGATCCGCTGGAGCCGTTCGAATGGTTCCCGCTCGCGGAGGTGCGCCGGCGCATGCTGGGCCGCGGCGTGACGCTCTCGCGGCGCGGAGCAACGCTGGCGCGGTGGGGCGTGGTGCGGCTGGGGCTGGATCTGCTTCTGCTGGGCTCGCGCCGGCTGCCGACCATGCTGGCGGTAGCGGCGAGCGGCAAGGGAAGCGAAGTCACGAAGCGGCTGGCCGGGGAGATTCAGAAGCTGCCGAAGGAGGTGTGGCCGCGGGTGAAGTCGCACTGGTGCCTGCCGCGAAGCTTCTCGACGATGGCGGAGTATCTGGAGCGGCTGCCCGAATACTGCTCGGCGCCGCTCGACGAGGCGCCGCTGCGGCGGATGCCGGTGCACGTGCTTTCGGCGGAGACGACGCCGCCGCCTGTGGTGGAAGCCCACCGGCGGTGGGCGGAGCAATCGCAGGGCGGCACGCACCAGATTGTGAAAGGGAGCGGCCACTGGCTGCAGCTGGACGCACCGGCGGCGGTTTCAGAGGCGATTCAACGGGCCGTGATGCAGACGTAACACGGGTTCTGGAAAAATGGGTACAGCAAGGCGATGACGATCAACAGGCGGTTTTTCTTCAAGGGAGCCGGCGTGCTTGCCGGCGTGGCCGGCGGGCTGGAGACGCTGGAGGCGGCTGCGCAGAAGCCCGGCGCGCGCCCGCGCCGGGTCATCTTCATGGTGGCGGACGGAATGAGCCCGTCGGTGTTGCCGCTGGCCGAGCAGTTTTCGCTGCGCGTGCGGGGCAAGGGGCTGCTGTGGCAGGCGCTGCTGAACCGCCCCGAAGCGCGGCGCGGGTGGATGGACATGGCGTCGCTGGATTCGCTGGTGACGGATTCTTCGTCGGCGTCGTCCTCGTGGGGATCGGGCTCGCGTATTTTCAACGGCTGGGTGAACATGCTGCCGGACGGCACGCGCCTGACGCCGATTTTCGACCTGGTGCGGGACAAGGGGTATCTGACGGCGCTGGTGACGACGGCGACGGTGACGCATGCGACGCCGGCGGGGTTCGCTGCCAGCGTCCGCCGGCGCGATGACGAGCATCTGATCGCCGAGCAGTATCTGGACAAGGTGGACGTGATCCTCGGGGGCGGCAGGCGCTTCTTCTCGGCCGAATCGCGCAAGGACGGAAAAGACCTGGCGGCGGCATTCCGCGCCGCCGGCTACGCGCATGTCGAAAACCGCGATGACATGCGGGCGCAGGCGTCTTCGGCCAGGCGCATGCTGGGTCTGTTCAGCGCCTCGCATATGCCGTACACGATCGATCACCGCCACAGCGAGGCCCTGAGGAAGCAGGCGCCGACGCTGGCCGAGATGACGGAGGCCGCGCTGGCGATGCTCGAAAAACAGAACAGGCCGTTTCTGATTCAGATCGAGGGCGCCCGCGTCGACCATGCCGCGCATGCCAACGACGCCGCCGGGCTGCTGTGGGACCAGATTGCGTTCGACGAGGCGATCGAGAGCGTGCTGCGGTTCGCAGAAGGAAAGCCGGACACGCTGGTCGTCATCACGAGCGACCACGGCAACTCGAATCCCGGCCTGGTGGGCATGGGCGTGGAATACCGCCAGAGCAACGCCTGCTTCGAGAGGCTGGCAGGGATCAAAGCGAGTTTCAGCGCCATCAGCCCGAGGCTGGCGGGATCGGCCGAGTATTCGATGAAGCCGGAGCAGGCTGCCGCGGTGGAAGGCGGCTCTCCGGGCATCGCGCGGATCCAGGAGCTGGCCGAGCAGTATTTCGGCTTCCGCTTCACGCAGGAAGAGGCGGAGATCCTCCACCGCTGCGCCGCGGGCGAGCGGAAACTCTGCGTGAACCGGCAGCTGGATTCGGCCGTGGGCATCCTTGGCCAGGTGGTCGGCAACCACACGGGCATCCAGTGGACCGGAACCACGCATACGTCGGACTACACGCTGGTGACAGCGCTCGGCCCCGGCGCGGACCGCTTCTCGGGCATGATCCGCAACACGTCGGTGTTCGAGACGCTCACCGAACTGGCGGGGGTGCGCTTCCGGAATCCGTCGATGGATCCTGAACAGGCGAGGAAGTTCCGCGAGGTGGCCTTCACGCCGCGGCTGCGTCCGGACTGGGCCTGACGGGAGAGCCGGTCAGGGCACGAACGCGACGGCTTCGATTTCCACCTTCACGTCGCGGGGCAGCCGCGCCGCTTCCACGGTGGCGCGCGCCGGAGGATTGACGCCGAAATAGCGGGCGTAAATCTCGTTGACTTTGGCAAAATCGCCGAGGTCTTTCAGGAAAATCGTCGTCTTGAGGACGGTGTCGAGCCGCGCCCCGGCGGCTTCCAGCACAGCCTTCAGGTTCTCAAGCACGCGCACGGTCTGTTCCTCGATGCCGCCTTCCACAAGCTGGCCTGTGGCGGGGTCGAGCGGGATCTGCCCGCTGGCAAAGACGAGTCCGTTCCAGCGGACGGCCTGCGAATAGGGGCCGATCGCGGCAGGGGCGTCGGGGGTCTGGATGATTTCCTTATCTGGCATGGCTCCGGTTTCCATTGTCTCGCGCCGCGGCGGCGGTCTTGAGAGCGGCCTTGCGCGTGCGCATCAGGCGCAAGTCGGGGTTGCCGATGGCTCCGGAAGGTTTGATGACCGCTCCATCGGAAACCGCCCGCTCAGCCGGGACCGCGTTGGAGACCGCCCGCTTTCGCGGCCCGGGCAAACACGGTTGGGATGCAGCCGCCGCCCGAGTGCGGCGGGAAACCCGCAGTGGGGGCGCGGCGGGCTGAGGTTCGCGAGGGCGGCTCAGGCGCCGATCTCCTCCTCGATCCAGGTCATCGCGGCATAAGCCGCGGGCCAGCCGATGGTGGTGATCGCGAGCACGGCGGCCTGCAGGATCTCTTCCTTCTTCGCTCCGCTCTCCAGGGCCTGCCGCGCAGCCGAGTGCACGGCGCCCTGATGCTGCGAGCCGATGGCGATGCCGAGTTTCACCAGACGCCGGGTCTTCTCGTTCAGGGGGCCGCCTTTTTCATGGCAGGCGGTGCCGAGCGCCTGGAAGGCGGCCCAGACCTCGGGGTATTTCTTCTCGAATTTTTTCAGCTTCTTGGGGACTGCCGACTGCTTGGCCATACCCTGCAGGTTACACCCGGCCCGCCGGCGGCGTCTATCTACGGGAGGCGGCTCCGGGCGGCCCTTTCCACGGCGCCGCCCGGATCGCGATATAAACGGAACAAGCCCTATGAAACACGACCACAAGCCTGCTCCCGCCGACCGGCGCAGCTTTCTGTCCACTGCCGCGGCCGCCGGTCTGACCACGAATCTCTTCACCGGATCCGTCCGCGGCGCCAATGACCGCGTGACGGTTGCCTTCATCGGGATGGGCCAGATGGGCCGGGGCAATCTCGAGTACGCCTCGAAGGTGCCCGGATTCCAGCCCGTCGCCGTGTGCGACGTCTACCAGCCGCATCTGGAGATGGCCAAAGCGCTGGCCGAGAAGCT
This DNA window, taken from Bryobacteraceae bacterium, encodes the following:
- a CDS encoding alkaline phosphatase encodes the protein MTINRRFFFKGAGVLAGVAGGLETLEAAAQKPGARPRRVIFMVADGMSPSVLPLAEQFSLRVRGKGLLWQALLNRPEARRGWMDMASLDSLVTDSSSASSSWGSGSRIFNGWVNMLPDGTRLTPIFDLVRDKGYLTALVTTATVTHATPAGFAASVRRRDDEHLIAEQYLDKVDVILGGGRRFFSAESRKDGKDLAAAFRAAGYAHVENRDDMRAQASSARRMLGLFSASHMPYTIDHRHSEALRKQAPTLAEMTEAALAMLEKQNRPFLIQIEGARVDHAAHANDAAGLLWDQIAFDEAIESVLRFAEGKPDTLVVITSDHGNSNPGLVGMGVEYRQSNACFERLAGIKASFSAISPRLAGSAEYSMKPEQAAAVEGGSPGIARIQELAEQYFGFRFTQEEAEILHRCAAGERKLCVNRQLDSAVGILGQVVGNHTGIQWTGTTHTSDYTLVTALGPGADRFSGMIRNTSVFETLTELAGVRFRNPSMDPEQARKFREVAFTPRLRPDWA
- a CDS encoding reactive intermediate/imine deaminase, translating into MPDKEIIQTPDAPAAIGPYSQAVRWNGLVFASGQIPLDPATGQLVEGGIEEQTVRVLENLKAVLEAAGARLDTVLKTTIFLKDLGDFAKVNEIYARYFGVNPPARATVEAARLPRDVKVEIEAVAFVP